One segment of Arcanobacterium haemolyticum DSM 20595 DNA contains the following:
- a CDS encoding SNF2-related protein, producing the protein MLRRLSDYQAKFYAHELDRSYASDHVGRLAGLLFDAQVEPKPHQIDAALFALQTPFTNGVILADEVGLGKTIEAGIVISQYWAQRQRRILIIAPSSLRQQWKQELSEKFALPATLLDRSNIDTLIAPGGRDEILVCSYEFANSQTTKMICPWDLVVCDEAHRLRSYWTGQAKIAGNVARICHAATKTVMLTATPLQNRLEELYGLVSVFAPDYFHSLDAFRERYLDNPNGVGNDDLAARVAQIAKRTLRKDADKYIRFTQRMPLTVAFTPSPEEVQLYDKINEYLQRSFLWAFAKSQRHLSALIMRKRLGSSSFAVATTLERIADRLESEVKAGRRRNDAGGLVDDPDLTSEVREASEASIDTSVEQIDSGQRAEMLDEVNELRGFAGLARSITVNQKAVRLVDALEQGFEKLREIGAPEKAIIFTDSTVTQDYLARSLTEAGWGEGLILFNGSNDSPEAKRIYDKWLTDNHGGDLITGIAAADRRKALVDEFRDRGRLMIATEAAAEGINLQFCSMLVNYDLPWNPQRIEQRIGRVHRFGQKHNVIVVNFSNKGNLAEERILELLTEKFQLFTSVFGASDEVLGQIEDGLDFEKNIGRILDNCKTAAEIDAAFTELEERYSKQIDREMKKTRAKVFDNLDPKVRDKLKSYDAQTGIVLNVFERLLIRVTRHELEDLAVFNGSGTQFTLHEPPHVGIPVGDYYFKSEPRKGAYQYRYTSDLCAWVIRHAKSRATPPARLSFTISSSPRATIIAKRLRNKRGRLRVEEVSFTMKAGSQQLRESYLLTAGFFNDGTPMDHEQIRDLLDLHCTGSTADHVETRGFDVVIAQQLEELRGDVEERNARFFLEQEALLDATRLDLKAKYDAKIREYQAKEATANKEARKASNATQELKQEARQWRRKADDAEDKYRSERNRLRDESDQLLDNAQDALQAKQSHQVLFNINWEVK; encoded by the coding sequence GTGTTGCGGCGTTTAAGTGACTACCAAGCCAAGTTCTATGCTCACGAACTGGACCGCTCGTATGCGTCCGATCATGTTGGGCGGTTAGCAGGTCTGCTGTTTGATGCCCAGGTCGAGCCCAAACCCCACCAGATCGATGCAGCCTTGTTCGCCCTGCAGACCCCGTTCACGAACGGGGTGATCCTGGCTGACGAGGTCGGCTTGGGTAAGACGATCGAAGCCGGGATCGTCATCAGCCAATACTGGGCACAACGCCAACGCCGCATCCTCATCATCGCCCCGTCCTCGCTACGTCAGCAGTGGAAGCAAGAACTGAGCGAGAAGTTCGCTCTTCCCGCCACGTTGCTCGATCGGTCAAACATCGACACGCTTATTGCCCCGGGTGGCCGTGATGAGATCTTGGTCTGTTCGTACGAGTTCGCAAACTCGCAGACTACGAAAATGATCTGCCCCTGGGATCTGGTGGTGTGCGATGAGGCACACCGGTTGCGCTCTTATTGGACGGGGCAGGCGAAGATCGCGGGCAATGTTGCCCGTATTTGCCACGCAGCAACCAAAACCGTGATGCTCACGGCTACGCCGTTGCAGAACCGGCTCGAGGAGCTCTACGGCCTGGTCAGCGTGTTCGCCCCAGACTATTTTCATTCTCTGGACGCATTCAGGGAACGCTACCTTGACAATCCCAACGGGGTTGGTAACGATGATTTAGCTGCGCGCGTCGCACAGATAGCTAAGCGCACGCTGCGTAAGGACGCGGATAAGTACATTCGGTTCACCCAGCGGATGCCTCTAACGGTCGCCTTCACGCCTAGCCCTGAAGAGGTCCAGCTGTATGACAAGATTAATGAGTATTTGCAGCGCTCGTTTTTGTGGGCGTTCGCTAAGTCCCAACGGCACTTGTCGGCACTGATTATGCGTAAACGGCTCGGCTCTTCGTCTTTCGCGGTGGCTACGACGCTGGAGAGGATCGCGGATCGTCTCGAGTCAGAAGTGAAGGCTGGACGTCGACGTAATGACGCGGGCGGTCTTGTCGATGACCCCGACCTGACCAGTGAGGTGCGGGAAGCTAGCGAAGCTAGCATCGACACGAGCGTTGAGCAGATCGACTCCGGTCAGCGTGCCGAGATGCTCGATGAGGTGAACGAGCTGCGTGGCTTTGCCGGCCTGGCGCGATCGATCACGGTCAATCAGAAAGCCGTCAGGCTTGTTGACGCGCTTGAGCAAGGCTTTGAGAAGCTCCGGGAGATTGGTGCACCTGAAAAAGCGATCATCTTCACTGACTCGACCGTCACCCAGGACTACCTCGCCCGGTCACTGACCGAGGCTGGGTGGGGTGAAGGGCTGATTCTGTTTAACGGCAGTAACGACAGCCCGGAAGCTAAACGGATCTACGACAAGTGGCTAACGGACAATCACGGCGGGGATCTTATCACTGGTATCGCTGCTGCTGACCGGCGTAAAGCTCTCGTTGATGAGTTCCGTGACCGTGGCCGATTGATGATCGCCACCGAGGCTGCCGCTGAAGGTATCAACCTGCAGTTTTGCTCCATGCTCGTCAACTACGACCTGCCGTGGAACCCGCAGCGTATCGAGCAGCGTATTGGCCGCGTGCACCGGTTCGGGCAAAAACACAACGTTATCGTGGTCAACTTTTCCAACAAGGGCAACCTTGCCGAAGAACGCATCCTCGAACTACTGACCGAAAAGTTCCAGCTCTTCACGTCCGTGTTTGGCGCATCCGATGAGGTGCTGGGGCAGATCGAAGACGGTCTGGACTTTGAGAAGAACATCGGGCGCATCCTCGATAATTGCAAGACTGCTGCCGAGATCGATGCAGCGTTCACCGAACTCGAGGAACGGTACTCGAAACAAATCGATCGTGAGATGAAGAAGACACGAGCGAAAGTCTTCGATAACCTCGACCCGAAAGTACGCGACAAACTCAAGTCCTACGACGCACAGACCGGCATCGTTCTCAACGTCTTTGAACGCCTCCTGATCCGGGTCACCCGTCACGAGCTCGAAGACCTGGCGGTCTTCAACGGTTCGGGTACCCAGTTCACACTCCACGAACCACCACACGTGGGCATCCCAGTTGGCGACTACTACTTCAAATCAGAACCCCGGAAGGGCGCGTACCAATACCGGTACACCAGCGACTTATGTGCCTGGGTCATCCGCCACGCGAAAAGCCGTGCAACCCCACCAGCACGACTTTCTTTCACGATCAGTAGCTCACCGCGTGCAACCATCATTGCAAAACGCTTACGCAACAAGCGAGGCCGGTTACGTGTTGAAGAAGTCAGCTTCACGATGAAGGCAGGAAGCCAGCAGCTGCGCGAGTCCTACCTGCTGACCGCTGGGTTCTTTAACGACGGCACCCCCATGGACCATGAGCAAATCCGTGACCTTCTCGACCTGCACTGCACCGGCAGCACTGCTGACCACGTCGAGACCAGAGGTTTCGACGTGGTCATCGCTCAGCAGCTGGAGGAACTCAGAGGTGACGTTGAAGAGCGCAACGCGCGCTTCTTCCTCGAACAAGAAGCACTCCTCGACGCGACACGGCTCGACCTCAAGGCGAAGTACGACGCGAAGATTCGCGAGTACCAAGCCAAGGAAGCCACCGCAAACAAGGAAGCCCGCAAAGCCTCGAACGCTACCCAAGAGCTGAAGCAGGAGGCGCGTCAGTGGCGACGCAAGGCTGACGATGCTGAGGATAAATACCGCAGTGAGCGGAACCGTCTCCGTGACGAGTCCGATCAACTACTCGACAACGCACAAGATGCTCTCCAAGCAAAGCAGTCCCACCAGGTACTCTTCAACATCAACTGGGAAGTCAAGTGA